The nucleotide window GTATCTCCGCTCGGGCGGCATGATCCTGTTCGACACGCGCGACGCCGACGTGGCGGGCTATGGCACGGCCTCGCCCGAGGGGCGCAAGCTGCGCGATCTCGCGGCGCCGTTGGATATTCCGCCCCTCGAGCCGGTGCCGCAGGACCATGTCCTGACCCGCACCTTCTACCTGCTGCAGGACTTCCCGGGCCGCTACACCAGCCGCGACGTCTGGGTCGAGGCCGCGCCGCCGGATGCCGAGCAGGTCGAGGGAATGCCGTTCCGCAATCTCAACGACAACGTGACCCCCGTGGTGATCGGCGGCAACGACTGGGCCGCCGCCTGGGCGATGGACGAGCGGGGCAACCCGCTGGTGCGCATCGGCTCGGGCTTTGCCGGTGAGCGCCAGCGCGAGATCGCCTACCGCTTCGGGGTCAACCTGGTGATGCACGTGCTGACAGGGAACTACAAATCCGACCAGGTCCATGTGCCTGCGTTGCTCGACAGGCTGGGCCAATGACCGGACAGATCGTCTTCGACCCGCTGCTGCCCTGGCCCGCGATCATCGCGCTGGGTGTGCTGGCCCTTCTGGGGGCGGCGCTGGCGCTCTGGCGCGGGCTCACCGGCTGGCCGCTGCGCTTCCTTGCGGGCGTCGTGCTGGTGGCGGCCCTCGCCCAGCCGTCGTTCCAGGAGGAAGACCGCGCGCCGCTGTCCGACATCGTCCTGATGGTGGTCGACAAGAGCGCCTCGCAGCGGCTTGCCGACCGCCTGCAGGTCACCGAGGATGCCGCCGAGACGCTCGAGGCGCGGCTTGAGGCGCGCCCCAACACCGAGATCCGCCGGATCGAGGTCGGCGATGGTGAGGGTGACAGCGGCACGCAGCTGATGACGGCGCTGTCCTCGGCCATGGCCGAAGAACCGCGCGGCCGCATCGCGGGGGTGTTCCTGCTGTCCGATGGTCGGCTGCACGATCTCGACCGGGCGCCGAGCCTGCCCGCGCCGATGCACCTGCTGATGACCGGGCAGGAAGACGACTGGGACCGCCGCCTCGTTGTGAAGAACGCCCCGGCCTTCGCCATCCTCGGCGAGCCGGTCACGCTGACCCTGCGGGTCGAGGATGACGGCGCCGCTCCCGGCACGCGCAATGCGCCGCTGCAGATCTCGGTCGACGGCGGCGAGCCGCAGGATTTCACCATCCCCGTGGGCGAGGACGTGGACCTGCCGATCGAATTGCCGCACGGCGGGCTCAACGTGATCCGTTTCTCGACACCCGAGGCCGAGGGCGAGCTGACCGACCGCAACAACGCGGCGCTGGTGCAGATCAACGGCGTGCGCGACCGGCTGCGGGTGCTGCTGGTGTCGGGCGAGCCGCACGCGGGCGGGCGGACGTGGCGCAATTTGCTGAAGTCCGACAGCTCGGTCGATCTCGTGCATTTCACCATCCTGCGGCCGCCCGAGAAGCAGGACGGCGTTCCGGTGACCGAGCTGTCGCTCATCGCCTTCCCGACGCGCGAGCTGTTCCTGGAGAAGATCGAGGATTTCGACCTCATCATCTTCGACCGCTACAAGCGGCGCGGCATCCTGCCGGCAATCTATCTCGACAACGTGCGCAATTACGTCGAGCAGGGCGGCGCGGTTCTGGTCGCGGCAGGGCCCGACTTTGCCAGCGCGGATTCCATCTACCGCTCTCCGCTGTCCGAGATCCTGCCTGCCGAGCCCACCGCGCGGGTGATCGACCAGGGCTACCGCCCGCAGGTCACCGACCTCGGCGACCGGCATCCCGTCACCGCCGGTCTCACCGGCGAGGAAAGCTGGGGTCGCTGGCTGCGCCAGATCGAGGTGGATCCGCTCGAGGGCGACGTGGTCATGTCCGGCGTCGACGACAAGCCGCTGCTCATCCTCGACCGCGTGGGCGAGGGGCGCGTGGCGCTGCTGGCCTCGGACCAGGCGTGGCTGTGGTCGCGCGGCTACGAGGGCGGCGGCCCGCAGCTCGACCTGCTGCGACGGCTGGCGCACTGGATGATGAAGGAGCCCGAGCTCGAGGAAGAGGCGCTCTGGGCCGAGGCGACCGGCCAGACCATGCGGATCATCCGCCGCTCGCTCGACGAGAGTGTCGGCGCGGTCACGGTCACGCGGCCCGACGGCGAGACCGAGGAGGTCCCGCTTGAAGAGGTCTCGCCCGGTCGGTTCGAGGCACTCTACGAGGGCCCCGAGATCGGCCTTTACCGCCTGTACGAGGGCGAACAGGACGCGGTCATCGGGCTGGGTCCGGCGGCGCCGAAGGAGTTCGAGCGGACCATCGCCAGCGGCGACGCGCTCGAGCCGGTGATCGACACGATGCGGGGCGGGGTCATGCCGCTGCGCGACGGCGTGCCCAGCATCCGAGCGGTAAGCGCGGGTCGGCCGGCCGCAGGCCGCGGCTGGGTCGGTATCACGCCGCGTGATGCGTTCGAGACGATGGACGTGCGGCAGATCCCGCTTCTGCCGGCATGGCTGACGCTGCTGCTGGCGGCGGGCTTCATCGTGGGGGCATGGCTGCGCGAGGGGCGGCGCTGAGCCGCCCGCCCCGTGCCTACCGCAGCCGCGCGTGACGGGTGACCGGCCCGTCGCCCTGCGCCACGATCCGCGCGATGGCGGCCTCAAGCGGCTCGTAGGCGACCGCCATGTGATGCGCGTTCGCGTGCAGAATCGTCTCGGGGTCCGACACCCAGGCCACGTGCCCTTTCCAGAACAGCAGGTCGCCCCGTTCGGGCGGGGTGCCATCGGGCAGGGTCTCGCCCAGCTCGGCCTCCTGCTGGTCGCTGTCTCCGGGACAGAAGGTTCCGCAGGCGGCGAGCCCGGCCTGCACGAGCCCCGAACAGTCGATCCCGAAGCCGGAATTGCCGCCCCAGAGGTAGGGCGTGCCAAGGTAGAGCGCCGCCACGGTGACCGGGTCGCCGGCCTGCGCGTCCGAGAGATGCGCGGTCGGAACCCAGCCGATTTCGGTCTCGGTGAACCGGTCCTCCTGCCGGCCGGCGTGAACCCCGGACAGGTGGCTCAGCGCCATGATCTCGGGCGTCTTGAGGTTCGGTTCGGCGTAGACATGCGTCTGCCGCACCGCCACCCGGTGGCGGGGCGCCGGGCGCGCGTCGGCAGAGCGCAGGGCATCCTCGGGCAGCCAGCCGGCGTAATCGGCAGCGGGCGCGATACCGAAGGCAAAGCCGTTGCGCCGCTCGAGCAGCTCGAAGGCGTCCCCGTAGCGCAGCTGGCGGTCACGCCTGCCGCCGGGGGCCGCCATGAGGTCGGCGACCGGCCGCGCCACGTAGCAGGGCAGCGGATCGACGGGCGTCAGCGAGGGAAAGTCACCGGCGCGGGCGCGGGTGACCACGCGGTCGCTGGCGGGTGTGCGGCGACGGTCGGTCACAGCTTCAGCGCCTCGGGCAACGCGGCGAGGATTGCGCGTGGGCCCTGGGCGATGCCGCCTTTGGTGCGGGCCGGCAGGGGCGCCGGGTTCCATGCGTAGATGTCGAAATGGGCGTAGCGCGGGCTGTCGGTCACGAAGCGGCGCAGGAAGAGCGCGGCGGTGATCGAGCCCGCCATGCCTCCCGCCGGCGCGTTGTCGAGATCGGCGATGCCCGGCTCGATCTTCGCCTCGTAGGGCTCCCAGAAGGGCATCCGCCACAGCGGGTCCGCCTGCGCGGTGCCCGCAGAGGAGAGCGCTGCCGCCAGCGGCTCGTCGTCGGTGTAGAACGGCGCGAGATCCGGCCCCACGGCCACCCGCGCCGCGCCGGTCAGCGTCGCCATCGAGACGATGAGGTCCGGCGTCTCCTCGTCGGCCAGCGCCAGCGCGTCGGCAAGGACAAGGCGGCCCTCGGCGTCGGTGTTGTTGATCTCGACTGTCAGCCCCTTGCGCGAGTGCAGGATGTCCTGCGGGCGGAAGCTGTCGCCTGCCACCGAGTTCTCGACCGCCGGGATCAGCACCCGCAGCCGGACGGGCAGCTTCAGCGCCATGATCGCGTGGGCGAGCCCCAGCACGTTCGCGGCACCGCCCATGTCCTTTTTCATCAGCCCCATCGAGCTGCCCGGCTTGAGGTTGAGCCCGCCGGTGTCGAAGCAGACGCCCTTGCCGACCAGCGTCAGGGCCGGGCCGCTGTCGCCCCAGCGCATGTCGATGAGCCGAGGCGCGCGCGGGCTGGCGCGGCCGACGGCGTGGATCATCGGAAAGCCGCTCTCGAGCTCGGCGCCCGAGGTGACGCTGATGCTGGCCGAGAACGTCTGTGCGAGGTCGCGCGCCGCGCCCTCCAGCTCTTCCGGGCCCATGTCCGAGGCGGGCGCGTTCACGAGGTCGCGGGTCAGCGCCTCGGCCTCGGCGAGGATCTCGATGCGGGCGGCATCGACGCCCTCGGGGGCCACGAGCTGTGCGATCTGCGGCGCTGTCCCGGCGTAGCGGGTGAAGGCATAGCCCGAAAGCAGCCAGCCGAGCGCTTCCTCGGCGGCGGCCTCATCGGGCAGGCCGGAGGCGATGCGGTAGGTGGCGGTGCCCAGCTTGCCGACGCCAGCCGCCAGTGCGAAGCGCCCTCGCTTGCGGGCCGCCGGGGTGCCGTAGCCGATCAGTGCCGCCTCTGGGGTGCCGTCGTCGCCGGGCAGCAGCAGCGCCTCGCCGATCGCGCCCTGGAAGCCGGTCGCGGCGACCCAGGCGCGGGTGCGCTCCGACTGGTCGCCAAGCCAGCCACCCAGCGCATCGGCGGCGATCACGTGCAGCGGCACCGCCTCGGCGGAAGAATCGGCAAAACGGTACGGCATGGGGGACCCTCTGGCTTGTGAGACTTCGGCCGGAGCCTAGCGTAGCAGGCGGCGCCTGCAAGGGCCCGGCCGCTGCCACTCAGACCGAGAGGTCCTGCATGTCCCATATGGCATAGAGCGAGCGTTCGCCCATGCGTGCCATTCGCGCGAGCGTGGCAGCGAGTGCGACCGGGTCGCCGTCGTCGATGCATTGCACCACGTCCCCGGCGATCCGGCTGAGCCCGCTCATGCCGATCTGCTCGGCGATGGCGCCAAGCGCGCGGGTGCATTTTCGCATCTCGGCGTATTCGCCGCTTTCATGATGGCTGTCGGCGCGCCCGAGCCGGTAGGCGAGTTCCTCCATCGCCCGGCACACCATGTTTTCCCCGGCCCGAGTGCCGACCCGGGCAAAGAGCCCTTCGAGGCGCTCGGGGTCGAGCCCCGCCTTTTCGACGGGGGAAAGCACTGAGACCTGTTCCACCGCTGCGTCCAATCCTTGCTCACGACCCCACGAGGCGGCTGGATACGGCGCGGGAGTTTCCAAAAGGTGAGACAGGTCACATTTATTCTCTCGAATTCCCGGCGAATACGGCGTATTGCCCGTGCGACATCGTGTTGCGAAGAGGAGAACGTGATGGAGGCCGCCAAACCGCTTCCGAGCTACCTTGTCCAGCGTTTCCATGGCTGGAAGGCGACGAGCTATGCCGAAAACCATGCCTGGTTCAGGCGCCTTTCGACCGAGGGCCAGCATCCGCGGGCGATGGTGATTTCCTGCTGCGACAGCCGGGTGCACGTGACCTCGATCTTCGGTGCGGACACCGGGGAATTCTTCATTCACCGCAACATCGCGAACCTCGTTCCGCCCTACGAGCCCGATGGCGATCACCACGGCACCTCGGCGGCGGTCGAATTCGCCGTGACCTCGCTGAAAGTCGCCCATGTCATCGTGATGGGCCACTCGAGCTGCGGTGGCGTGAAGGGCTGTCTCGAGATGTGTTCGGGGCGCGCACCGGCGCTCGAGGAGAAGACCAGCTTCGTCGGCCGCTGGATGGACATCCTGCGCCCCGGCTACGAGAAGGTGAAGGATCTCCCCGAGGACCGGATCTCGAAGGCGCTCGAGCACCAGGCCGTGCTGACCTCGCTCGAGAACCTGATGACCTTCCCCTTCGTGCGCGAGGCGGTCGAGAACGACGAGCTCACGCTGCACGGTCTCTGGCACGAGATCGGCAAGGGCGGGCTCGAAGCCTATGACCCCAAGGCCGGCGGTTTCGTCGAGCTCTGAGCCTTACTCGCGATGGGCCAGCTCTGCCGAGCGCCCGTCGCGGTGAAGCTTCAGCGCGGGGCGCCCGAGGCGCTGCGCCAGCGTGCGCAGCGGGGTGCCCCCATCCCGGCCGGTGCAGAGCGCCGAGCCGGTCGTATTATCCAGGATCACCATGCGTCCCTGGCGGAAGCCGACGCTGTAGCCCTTGCGGCTCAGCGCGCGCGACAGGCTCTGCCAATCGGGCGCGGTATCGAAGATCGGAAGCAGGACCTGCCGGATCAGCGCTGCGGTTTCGCAATCGAGCGGCGGGGGCAGGGTCGTGGCACCGTCACCTGCGGTGCCCGTCTGTATCTGGAAATGCATCTTCGCTCTCCTTGCCTGTTCGATGACGATGCATTTCGAATTGGGCGCGAATTTGGCGAAGGATTCATTACATTCGCGAGCGCGGCTTTCCGGTCACAACACGCTGCGCTGCCAAGGGCAGCGCCGAGGCGGCCGGTCTCCGTGAGCGGTGCATCCCCGGGAGAGAGATTGAGAGAGACGGGGATGCAAGGTCGGAGACCGGCGCCACGCCGGTGATCCGCAAGCGGATCGCCGAGAGAGAGAGCTTTGATGTGGCTCAGAGGCCGAGATAGCGAAGAACGCGGTCGACGGTGCTGATCTGGGGGCGCTCCTGGCGCCTGCAAAGCAGCAGGCTGTGGGCGGTGAGAGCTTCGAGACGGCGGCCGCGGGCGCGTTCGATGAGGACAGCAGTGGTCATGTCGGGGCTCCTTGTCAGGTGTCGTGCCCTTCTGGCCGTGTCGCGGTGCCTTCTGCCGCCGCCGATGGATCCTTTCTAACCGATGCCCCGACCCCGCGCGAGCGACCTGAGGGATAGCCGGCCGGTGT belongs to Salipiger profundus and includes:
- a CDS encoding C40 family peptidase, which produces MTDRRRTPASDRVVTRARAGDFPSLTPVDPLPCYVARPVADLMAAPGGRRDRQLRYGDAFELLERRNGFAFGIAPAADYAGWLPEDALRSADARPAPRHRVAVRQTHVYAEPNLKTPEIMALSHLSGVHAGRQEDRFTETEIGWVPTAHLSDAQAGDPVTVAALYLGTPYLWGGNSGFGIDCSGLVQAGLAACGTFCPGDSDQQEAELGETLPDGTPPERGDLLFWKGHVAWVSDPETILHANAHHMAVAYEPLEAAIARIVAQGDGPVTRHARLR
- a CDS encoding leucyl aminopeptidase family protein — protein: MPYRFADSSAEAVPLHVIAADALGGWLGDQSERTRAWVAATGFQGAIGEALLLPGDDGTPEAALIGYGTPAARKRGRFALAAGVGKLGTATYRIASGLPDEAAAEEALGWLLSGYAFTRYAGTAPQIAQLVAPEGVDAARIEILAEAEALTRDLVNAPASDMGPEELEGAARDLAQTFSASISVTSGAELESGFPMIHAVGRASPRAPRLIDMRWGDSGPALTLVGKGVCFDTGGLNLKPGSSMGLMKKDMGGAANVLGLAHAIMALKLPVRLRVLIPAVENSVAGDSFRPQDILHSRKGLTVEINNTDAEGRLVLADALALADEETPDLIVSMATLTGAARVAVGPDLAPFYTDDEPLAAALSSAGTAQADPLWRMPFWEPYEAKIEPGIADLDNAPAGGMAGSITAALFLRRFVTDSPRYAHFDIYAWNPAPLPARTKGGIAQGPRAILAALPEALKL
- a CDS encoding carbonic anhydrase, with the translated sequence MEAAKPLPSYLVQRFHGWKATSYAENHAWFRRLSTEGQHPRAMVISCCDSRVHVTSIFGADTGEFFIHRNIANLVPPYEPDGDHHGTSAAVEFAVTSLKVAHVIVMGHSSCGGVKGCLEMCSGRAPALEEKTSFVGRWMDILRPGYEKVKDLPEDRISKALEHQAVLTSLENLMTFPFVREAVENDELTLHGLWHEIGKGGLEAYDPKAGGFVEL
- a CDS encoding glutamine amidotransferase, which translates into the protein MTGQIVFDPLLPWPAIIALGVLALLGAALALWRGLTGWPLRFLAGVVLVAALAQPSFQEEDRAPLSDIVLMVVDKSASQRLADRLQVTEDAAETLEARLEARPNTEIRRIEVGDGEGDSGTQLMTALSSAMAEEPRGRIAGVFLLSDGRLHDLDRAPSLPAPMHLLMTGQEDDWDRRLVVKNAPAFAILGEPVTLTLRVEDDGAAPGTRNAPLQISVDGGEPQDFTIPVGEDVDLPIELPHGGLNVIRFSTPEAEGELTDRNNAALVQINGVRDRLRVLLVSGEPHAGGRTWRNLLKSDSSVDLVHFTILRPPEKQDGVPVTELSLIAFPTRELFLEKIEDFDLIIFDRYKRRGILPAIYLDNVRNYVEQGGAVLVAAGPDFASADSIYRSPLSEILPAEPTARVIDQGYRPQVTDLGDRHPVTAGLTGEESWGRWLRQIEVDPLEGDVVMSGVDDKPLLILDRVGEGRVALLASDQAWLWSRGYEGGGPQLDLLRRLAHWMMKEPELEEEALWAEATGQTMRIIRRSLDESVGAVTVTRPDGETEEVPLEEVSPGRFEALYEGPEIGLYRLYEGEQDAVIGLGPAAPKEFERTIASGDALEPVIDTMRGGVMPLRDGVPSIRAVSAGRPAAGRGWVGITPRDAFETMDVRQIPLLPAWLTLLLAAGFIVGAWLREGRR